The following are encoded together in the Thermothelomyces thermophilus ATCC 42464 chromosome 3, complete sequence genome:
- a CDS encoding bifunctional D12/D15 fatty acid desaturase, protein MTRARGRKATTDGIKTEPVQPSEGPQYPDIQTIRDAIPAHCFVPSTWRSLGYVVRDVSMAAALGWAAFTYIPQLESFGWRTVAWMVYGYVQGLVCTGIWILAHEAGHGAFSVHRRLNDVVGWTLHSALLVPYFSWKFSHHRHHRFTGHMGKDMAFVPATKEDRKKRRLADLYLDRELLEDVPAVQLLKLLAHQLAGWQMYLLFNVSAGPDSQQRKASWWRVSHFEPTSAVFRPSEAVYVAITDVGLALVAALLYLASTVVGWKTVFLMYGVPYFWVHHWLIAITYLHHTHPEVHHFDAESWTFVKGALATVDRDFGFVGRHLFHGIIDTHVVHHLFPRIPFYKAEEATEAIKPLLGDLYHREERSFLGQLWSTFTRCKYVEADPAVPGALKWAE, encoded by the exons ATGACAAGGGCAAGAGGCCGTAAGGCCACCACCGATGGCATCAAGACGGAACCGGTGCAGCCTTCCGAGGGGCCCCAATACCCCGACATCCAGACGATTCGGGACGCTATTCCCGCCCACTGCTTCGTCCCGTCTACCTGGCGCTCTTTGGGCTACGTCGTCCGCGACGTGAGCATGGCGGCTGCCCTCGGCTGGGCGGCCTTCACCTACATCCCTCAGCTCGAGAGCTTCGGCTGGCGCACCGTCGCGTGGATGGTCTACGGCTACGTCCAGGGCCTCGTCTGCACCGGCATCTGGATCCTGGCGCACGAGGCCGGCCACGGCGCCTTCTCGGTCCACCGGAGGCTGAACGACGTCGTCGGCTGGACGCTGCACTCGGCGCTGCTGGTGCCCTACTTCAGCTGGAAGTTCTCCCACCATCGCCACCACCGCTTCACCGGGCACATGGGGAAGGACATGGCCTTCGTCCCCGCCACTAAGGAGGACCGCAAGAAGCGCAGGCTCGCCGACCTGTACCTGGACCGGGAGCTGTTGGAGGACGTGCCGGCGGTGCAGCTGTTGAAGCTGCTGGCGCACCAGCTTGCCGGCTGGCAGATGTACCTGCTGTTCAACGTCTCGGCCGGCCCCGACAGCCAGCAGCGCAAGGCCAGCTGGTGGCGCGTCAGCCACTTTGAGCCCACCAGTGCCGTTTTCCGCCCCAGCGAGGCCGTCTACGTCGCCATCACGGATGTCGGCCTTGCCCTCGTCGCTGCCCTGCTGTACCTTGCTTCGACGGTCGTGGGCTGGAAGACGGTGTTCCTGATGTACGGCGTGCCGTATTTCTGGGTCCATCATTGGCTGA TTGCCATCACTTACCTCCACCACACTCACCCCGAGGTCCACCACTTCGACGCCGAGAGCTGGACTTTCGTCAAGGGCGCCCTGGCCACGGTTGACCGTGACTTTGGCTTCGTTGGCCGCCACCTCTTCCACGGCATCATAGACACCCACGTTGTCCACCATCTCTTCCC GAGGATCCCTTTCTACAAGGCTGAGGAGGCCACGGAGGCCATCAAGCCGCTTCTGGGTGACTTGTATCACCGCGAGGAGCGTTCCTTCCTCGGCCAACTGTGGTCGACCTTCACTCGGTGCAAGTATGTCGAAGCGGACCCCGCGGTGCCTGGCGCGCTGAAGTGGGCAGAGTAG
- a CDS encoding carbohydrate esterase family 4 protein (CAZy_ID 267825), producing the protein MIVPRVSALITIGLFLSQGRSAPTSSANLTARAETAVPLGVIIEHCTVPGVVALTFDDGPFIYTSHVLDLLDEYGAKATFFINGENWSRGIDDFSTPWPEILRRIDSSGHQIGSHTWSHADLSSVDSATRELQIVKLEKALFHVLGKAPTYLRPPYASCSQDCLSETERLGLHVVNFDVDPKDYLHNQEGDTGAAENFSRALDEHWWGDSFLVLSHDSLQYTAEYLVPYMLGEIQRRGYRAVTVGECLGDPAENWYWTA; encoded by the coding sequence ATGATCGTCCCAAGGGTGTCCGCGCTGATCACGATTGGCCTCTTCCTCTCACAAGGGCGCAGCGCGCCTACGTCTTCTGCCAACCTTACCGCCCGTGCCGAGACTGCCGTCCCCCTCGGCGTCATCATCGAACACTGCACTGTTCCTGGTGTTGTGGCACTCACCTTTGACGACGGTCCGTTTATCTACACCAGCCATGTTCTCGACCTTCTAGACGAGTACGGCGCCAAAGCCACGTTTTTCATCAACGGCGAGAACTGGTCTCGTGGCATTGATGATTTCTCGACGCCATGGCCCGAAATTCTGAGGCGGATAGACAGTTCAGGCCATCAGATCGGCTCTCACACGTGGTCGCACGCCGATCTGTCGTCTGTCGACTCGGCCACTCGGGAACTCCAGATCGTCAAGCTCGAAAAAGCGCTCTTCCACGTCCTCGGCAAGGCTCCCACCTATCTTCGGCCGCCCTATGCTTCTTGTTCGCAAGATTGTCTGTCCGAAACGGAGCGGTTGGGGCTGCACGTGGTCAACTTTGATGTCGATCCCAAAGACTATCTTCACAACCAGGAGGGCGACACCGGAGCAGCGGAAAATTTCTCACGGGCCCTAGACGAGCACTGGTGGGGGGATTCGTTCCTAGTCCTCAGCCACGACTCGCTACAGTACACGGCTGAGTACTTGGTCCCATACATGCTCGGGGAGATTCAGCGACGCGGGTATAGGGCTGTTACCGTTGGCGAGTGTCTTGGTGATCCCGCCGAGAACTGGTACTGGACTGCATGA